GCATCATCAGCCGGTTTAAACGGAATAATCTTACCTGCGGGAGACGTAATTGTTAATCATGGAAGCAATCAACAATTTATAATAACCCCGAATTCCGGTTTTTATGTCGATAGTCTGATTGTAGATGGTGCAAAAACCGATTCTACTACAAGTTACACCTTCAATAATGTAACAGCGAATCATACAATTCGTGCAGTTTTTGCTTACAAAGTAAATGTAACATTTCGTGTGAATATGAAAGCCCAAATGAAGATGGACCGGTTCAAACCTGAGTTAGGCGATTACGTAACCGTGCGTGGCTCGCTAAATAATTGGGGCAATCCACCTAACGGAAATCTCGATACGTTAACAGATGCCGATAACGATAGCATTTATACAAAAACTATCCCCATCAAGGCAGAACAAACAATTTATTTTAAATATTGGAAATCGCCTCGTGGCGGACTTGAGTGGGAAGATGCAATTGGCGACAGAGAATTAGCAGTTGGAAATAGCGATACGCAAACACCAGTCGTGTTGTTCAATAACGAGGATATTCCGGTTTTTGTTACTTTCCAAGTTAATATGAAGGTGCAAATGAATAAAGGAAAATTTATTCCTTCACTTGGCGATGCTGTAACTGTACGGGGTAGTTTCAACTCTTGGAGTACTATAGATACATTAAAAGATTTGGACAACGACAGCATTTACACTAAAACAATTCCGATTTCTAAAAATCAAACTATCAACTACAAGTTCTGGAAAACTTTCAGGGCTGATGTTGATTGGGAAAGTTTTTTTGGCGACCGGATATTTAATTTAACGGATATCGATGTAACGATTCCTCCTGTATATTTCAATAATGAATTCCCGGATGTGAATGTAACCTTTCAGGTTAATATGAAAATTAAGATGATTGAGAAAAACTTTCTGCCGGAATTAGGAGATGTTTTAACTGTGCGTGGTTCGTTCAACGATTGGGGAAATTCCACTAATAATCCTGATACATTATATGATGCTGATAATGATAGTATTTACACGAAAGTGATTCCAATTTCGGGTAATCAAACCATCTACTACAAATTCTGGAAGAGTGAGCGCGCCGGAATGGGTTTTGAAAACGATCCCGAACGGCAGCATCTATTACTTTTAGATGATGAAGCATTGCCGATAGTTTACTTCGATCGAGACGAAACAGTTGATATGGGGCTTGTTACTGTGTCGCACGGATGGAATATGGTTTCGGTTCCTGTAACAGTGTATGATTTCCGTAAGAGTGTACTATTCGAGACTGCACAATCTAATGCGTTTACGTTTCATGGCTCGTATTTTATAAAAGACACTCTAACGAATGGACCCGGTTATTGGTTAAAATTTATAGGCGAACAAAGTATAAATATGATTGGGACGCTAATCTCAGCACTTACTATTGATGTAACACCGGGTTGGAATATGATTGGGGCAATCAGTTCGCCGGTAAGTATAGGATCGATTATTCAAGATCCGGAAAACAATATCAGCTCGCCCTATTATGGATATAATAACGGTTATCAGATAGCAGATAATATAACGCCGGGTAAAGCATACTGGATAAAAGTTAAGCAAGCAGGTCAATTGCAGTTAAATTCCGGTGGTTTAGTAAGTAAACAGACTAAAACCGAGATAAATAAAAACGAGATTGAGATAACCGATGCCGTCGGTAACAGACAAAAATTGATGTTTGGTGAAGCAGATAACTTGTCGCTGAGTTTTTATGAATTGCCTCCGATGCCTCCATCAGGAATATTTGATGTCCGTTTTGCTACTGGAAGCATGTTTGCTGCAAATAAGGAAAATGTGATTCTAATATCCGATGCTGAATATCCAATAAAAATAAGCTGGACGCACGACAAATCGGTTAATGCAAAATTAATAGTTGATGGTAACGAGGTTTCGATGAATAAACAAAATTCGCTTGAAATTACTAAACCAGTTTCAATGATGATATTGAAATTTGAGAGTGGAAGTTTTATTCCTAATCAGTATGCACTTGAACAAAATTATCCCAATCCGTTCAACCCTACAACAATTATAAATTATCAATTGCCAATTGACAATTGGGTAACTTTGAAAGTCTATGATGTTTTAGGTCGAGAAGTGGCAACACTTGTTGATGAATTTAAAGATTCAGGTTATTATGAAGCAACTTGGGATGCAACAAATATTCCGAGCGGTGTATTTTTCTACCGAATGCAGACTGGTTCGTTTAGTGAAACCAAGAAACTTATTTTGATGCGGTAATATCTTGTAAGTAATAGCCCCGATTTTTGAACAATCTTTCGTTAGGTAAAAATCGGAAGATTTACAGAGCCGGTTTCTCAGCGTGGGAAGTCGGCTCTTTTTTGTGTTGGATGAAAGAGTAGGTTCGCTGGGTTTATCCTCTAAAAATTCATTACGTCTAAACGCACAATTTATCAAATAAACAGCCTTAACTCTTTATATTTCAATTGATTGTGGAAGATACACGTTTGACGGAAATTAGGTTTTTAAAAAATCAAAGTTTATATTGCAACTGATTCAAGACAAAAGAATTTAATAACTGCACATTAACAATTAAAGGACAGCGATGTGTGATATTAGTAAAAGAGGCAGAGGATTCATGTATAAGGCAGCAAGAAATTGCCCACCCATCAAATTTATAAATCGGAATTCTAAATTCATAATTCATCATTCGCGGAGCTTAAACTATGAGTGCAAAAACTAAAAACTTTATAGTGAGCGAAGCCGAACCATCAAAATCAAAAGTAAATATGAAATCCATTACTCCAACAATCCAAAAATCCAACACGCTGTTTCTTGTTTTAATTTTGTTATTCGTTGTCTCTTGCCGCGACAAACCGACCCCGCCGCCTGATGACAAACCAAAACCCGGCAAGCGCGATTACACCTGGACTATAGACACGCTTGCATACCCGGGCAGTTTCCAAACACTGATGCGCGATATTTACGCAAGCTCACCGACTAATGTTTATGTAGTTGGACATAATGACCAACCGGGACCTGGAACTATGTTCAGATATGATGGTAAAAGTTGGAAAACAACTAGATTTCATGTTGCAGATGGTGGAACTGTCAGCGGCGCCGTAAGTCTTTCCGCAATTCATGGATTTGGACCGAATGATATATATGCAGTAGGAGAAAGAATATATGAAAACCCGACACCGCCGCCGAATTTTTTAGACTCGAGCTTGATTATACATTTTGACGGTATAAGTTGGAAAGAAATAAAAATTGATAAGGGAAATAGGTTAAGTTGTATATGGGGTGGTTCATCAACCTCAATATTGGCAGGCGGTAGCTATGGAACTTTATACTATTATAATGGGACAATGTGGGAGAAAAAGAATTTTGATAGCAGTGAATCAATAGTAAATATCGGTGGTTTATCGAATACAGAATATTATGCAAGTACTGTAGTTGAGTATGCTGATAGCCTTTGTTATGGTTTAATAAGACTCAATGGGCCCAACTGGCAAAGTGTGGATTCTTTTACCGTTGTGTTTTCTAATATAATTTGGAAGTTTGGATATTATCTATGGCAAAGCCCAAGCGGTGTATTATATTCTTCAGGACATGGTGTTTATAAAAGAGTAGGTAATTCGTGGGAAAAAATTTTAAATAATGATGGCCCATTATTTATATATGGCAGCGATGATAATAATATTTATGCTGTTGGCGCTTTTGGGAGAATATTTCATTGGAACGGAACGGACTGGAAACGATTATTTGAGATTGAGTTAAACATACAATTTACATCCGTCTGGACTAACAATATTGAAACATTCATTGCTGGGAATGACGGATACAAAACATTTATTATTCATGGGAAATAACACATGTTAACAAAATCTAAAACCTGTGGTGAGCGAAAGCGAACCATCTCAAATCTGAAATCTAAATTATTTTTATTTTGCATTCTTCTTTTTGTATTCTTCTCCGCCATAGGCGGATTGCAATGTAAAAAGCCAACCCCACCTGATTTTGATGATACGCCAAAACCAGGCAAGCGCGATTACACATGGACTATAGACACGCTTGCATACCCGGGCAGTTTTCAAACACTGATGCGCGATATTTGGGCAAGCTCACCAACTAATGTATATGTGGTGGGGCATAATGATCGCGGTTACGGACATATGTTTCATTTCGACGGAAAAAAATGGAAAGATGTTGATTTATACTTCCCCGATTCGCGAGGCAATGCTTCAATTAGTCTTTCTGCAATCTATGGATTTGGACCAAATGATATATATGCGGTAGGACAAAGAATATATGAAAACCCGACACCGCCGCCGAATTATTTAGACTCGAGCTTGATTATTCAATTTGATGGTCTGAGTTGGAAGGAAGAAAAAATTATTAAGGGAAGATGGTTAAATTGTATATGGGGTGGTTCATCAACCTCAATATTGGCAGGCGGTAGCTCTGGAACTTTATACTATTATAATGGGACAATGTGGGAGAAAAAGAATTTTGATAGCAGTGAATCAATAGTAAATATCGGTGGTTTATCG
The window above is part of the Bacteroidota bacterium genome. Proteins encoded here:
- a CDS encoding T9SS type A sorting domain-containing protein — encoded protein: MKKVTSYLLLIIGFALLFSTVSFSQIYEPEGLNMPGGFNGWTNPPIIDAFAGIQRPTGKLLVNTELPTRRYKTLIYVAASGGDAIAGTYPWLFTSGPTGSPYNNKWSNVIVQMNTLQSYTFQHGTDNSVTLVNDKYYTVHWRDNGYQNTSGIWMATSGEPVQLTSVTQSPLAGSVLPDQSVTVTVVTNVNKSAEELMYIRYTANNWVSSSLAPVSFVGNSGTATLPGQTGGTTVRYYAFSTTVSNPTSDFDMYTINHNNNSGLFYSYSVLSPTYTIASSAGLNGIILPAGDVIVNHGSNQQFIITPNSGFYVDSLIVDGAKTDSTTSYTFNNVTANHTIRAVFAYKVNVTFRVNMKAQMKMDRFKPELGDYVTVRGSLNNWGNPPNGNLDTLTDADNDSIYTKTIPIKAEQTIYFKYWKSPRGGLEWEDAIGDRELAVGNSDTQTPVVLFNNEDIPVFVTFQVNMKVQMNKGKFIPSLGDAVTVRGSFNSWSTIDTLKDLDNDSIYTKTIPISKNQTINYKFWKTFRADVDWESFFGDRIFNLTDIDVTIPPVYFNNEFPDVNVTFQVNMKIKMIEKNFLPELGDVLTVRGSFNDWGNSTNNPDTLYDADNDSIYTKVIPISGNQTIYYKFWKSERAGMGFENDPERQHLLLLDDEALPIVYFDRDETVDMGLVTVSHGWNMVSVPVTVYDFRKSVLFETAQSNAFTFHGSYFIKDTLTNGPGYWLKFIGEQSINMIGTLISALTIDVTPGWNMIGAISSPVSIGSIIQDPENNISSPYYGYNNGYQIADNITPGKAYWIKVKQAGQLQLNSGGLVSKQTKTEINKNEIEITDAVGNRQKLMFGEADNLSLSFYELPPMPPSGIFDVRFATGSMFAANKENVILISDAEYPIKISWTHDKSVNAKLIVDGNEVSMNKQNSLEITKPVSMMILKFESGSFIPNQYALEQNYPNPFNPTTIINYQLPIDNWVTLKVYDVLGREVATLVDEFKDSGYYEATWDATNIPSGVFFYRMQTGSFSETKKLILMR